Proteins found in one Thalassomonas actiniarum genomic segment:
- the metK gene encoding methionine adenosyltransferase, translated as MSTHLFTSESVSEGHPDKIADQISDAVLDAIIAEDKYARVACETMVKTGVAIISGEISTSAWVDLEELTRNVINDIGYTSSEVGYDGSTCGIMNLIGKQSVDIAQGVDRSKPEDQGAGDQGLMFGYASNETDVYMPAPICYSHRIVERQAEARKSGLLPWLRPDAKSQVTFVYENDKPVAIDTVVLSTQHNPEVKQSDLQEAVMELIIKHTLPEELLTKATKFHINPTGNFVIGGPVGDCGLTGRKIIVDTYGGMARHGGGAFSGKDPSKVDRSAAYAGRYVAKNIVAAGLADRCEIQISYAIGVAEPTSIHVETFGTGKIANDKLVTLVREHFDLRPYAITKMLDLLHPMYRPTAAYGHFGRTPFEMTVGDDTFTAFTWEKTDKADELRQAAGL; from the coding sequence ATGTCTACACATCTTTTTACTTCGGAATCGGTTTCTGAAGGACATCCGGATAAAATTGCCGACCAAATTTCAGATGCGGTGCTTGATGCCATCATCGCTGAAGATAAATATGCACGGGTTGCCTGTGAAACCATGGTAAAAACCGGTGTTGCTATTATCTCGGGTGAAATCTCAACTTCTGCCTGGGTGGATCTGGAAGAACTGACCCGTAATGTGATCAATGACATAGGTTACACTTCTTCTGAAGTTGGTTATGACGGCAGTACCTGCGGTATCATGAACCTCATTGGTAAACAGTCTGTAGATATTGCCCAGGGCGTCGACCGCTCTAAGCCGGAAGATCAGGGCGCCGGCGATCAGGGGTTAATGTTTGGTTATGCCAGCAACGAAACCGACGTTTATATGCCGGCGCCAATTTGTTATTCGCACCGTATTGTCGAGCGTCAGGCTGAAGCAAGAAAATCCGGCCTGCTGCCGTGGTTACGCCCGGATGCCAAAAGCCAGGTCACTTTTGTTTATGAAAATGACAAACCGGTTGCCATCGACACCGTAGTGTTATCCACCCAGCATAACCCGGAAGTCAAACAATCGGACTTGCAGGAAGCGGTAATGGAGCTGATCATCAAGCACACCTTGCCGGAAGAATTACTGACCAAAGCCACCAAGTTTCATATCAACCCCACCGGCAACTTTGTTATCGGCGGCCCGGTAGGCGATTGTGGCTTAACCGGCCGTAAAATCATCGTTGATACCTACGGCGGCATGGCACGTCATGGCGGCGGTGCTTTCTCTGGTAAAGATCCGTCAAAAGTTGACCGTAGCGCCGCCTATGCCGGCCGTTATGTTGCGAAAAACATCGTTGCCGCCGGTCTTGCCGATCGTTGTGAAATTCAAATTTCTTATGCTATCGGTGTTGCCGAGCCGACGTCCATTCACGTGGAAACTTTCGGCACCGGCAAAATCGCCAACGACAAGCTGGTTACTTTGGTACGTGAACACTTTGACTTACGTCCGTATGCCATCACTAAGATGTTGGATTTATTACATCCTATGTATCGTCCGACAGCGGCCTACGGTCACTTCGGCCGCACCCCGTTTGAAATGACGGTCGGCGATGATACCTTCACCGCCTTTACTTGGGAAAAAACCGACAAAGCCGACGAATTACGCCAGGCTGCCGGTTTATAA
- a CDS encoding UPF0149 family protein — MADETRLDFASVQAVITASGVNAHGAELHGVLTGLICAGFSFDDHDYMAMINDLFNNGEGLPKDLKDVVKQMFGEVWQDLLDESYRFQLLLPDDDETIVERGHALGVWVQGFNLGFGLQQKNNPVLSDDVKEVLTDFAEIANLSDDVEEDEETEQAYYEIAEYARMSALLCFSELGTPPSETEDPQQPKTLH; from the coding sequence ATGGCTGACGAAACAAGATTAGACTTTGCCTCGGTGCAGGCAGTCATTACAGCTTCAGGTGTTAATGCCCACGGTGCGGAGTTGCACGGAGTATTAACGGGCTTGATTTGCGCAGGTTTTTCTTTTGATGATCATGATTATATGGCGATGATCAATGACTTGTTCAATAACGGCGAAGGTTTGCCGAAAGACCTTAAAGATGTTGTAAAACAAATGTTTGGTGAGGTATGGCAGGACTTGCTTGATGAGTCGTACCGTTTTCAGCTGTTACTGCCCGACGATGACGAAACCATTGTCGAACGTGGCCATGCCCTTGGTGTCTGGGTGCAGGGCTTTAACTTAGGTTTTGGCCTGCAGCAGAAAAATAACCCGGTATTATCCGACGATGTCAAAGAAGTGCTGACAGACTTTGCCGAGATCGCCAACCTCTCTGATGATGTTGAAGAAGACGAAGAAACCGAGCAGGCTTATTATGAAATAGCCGAATATGCCCGGATGTCGGCATTATTATGTTTTAGCGAATTAGGCACGCCTCCGAGTGAGACGGAAGATCCCCAGCAACCTAAGACCCTGCATTAA
- a CDS encoding cell division protein ZapA, with protein sequence MSPQTIEIKIADKRLKVACPQGQESALISAASELNARLEKTRSSPAVATLEQALLLTALNLSNDLLQLQQQKEQEQQQTQEQIQLLQATIEQALIEQKNSPEK encoded by the coding sequence ATGAGCCCGCAGACCATTGAAATTAAAATTGCTGATAAAAGGTTAAAAGTTGCCTGCCCGCAAGGTCAGGAATCAGCGCTGATTTCTGCTGCCAGTGAATTAAATGCCCGCCTGGAAAAAACCAGAAGCAGCCCTGCGGTTGCCACCCTGGAGCAAGCCCTGTTATTGACGGCACTGAATCTGAGCAACGACCTGCTACAGTTGCAGCAACAAAAAGAGCAGGAGCAGCAGCAAACTCAAGAGCAAATCCAGCTATTGCAAGCGACCATAGAACAGGCGCTTATCGAGCAAAAAAACAGCCCGGAAAAATAG
- a CDS encoding type IV pilus twitching motility protein PilT: MDITELLAFSVQHNASDLHLSTGTPPSIRVDGDVRKLNIPAFDEKDVNALVYDIMNDRQRKDYEENLEVDFSFEVPNLARFRVNAFNQNRGPAAVFRTIPSKILTLEDLGCPDIFRDIADNPRGLVLVTGPTGSGKSTTLAAMVDYINQNKHDHILTIEDPIEFVHDNKSCLINQREVHRDTLSFSAALRSALREDPDVILVGEMRDLETIRLAMTAAETGHLVFGTLHTTSAPKTIDRIIDVFPGEEKDMVRSMLSESLRAVISQTLVKKVGGGRVAAHEIMIGVPAIRNLIREDKIAQMYSAIQTGMSHGMQTMDQCLLNLVNRGLISRQDARDKAADKNQFSGY, from the coding sequence ATGGACATTACCGAATTATTAGCATTTAGTGTGCAACATAATGCATCTGATCTACATCTATCCACGGGGACGCCGCCTTCCATCAGGGTTGACGGTGATGTCCGTAAGCTTAATATCCCGGCTTTTGATGAAAAAGACGTTAACGCTTTAGTCTATGATATTATGAACGACCGCCAGCGCAAAGACTATGAAGAAAATTTAGAAGTGGATTTTTCTTTTGAAGTGCCGAACCTGGCGCGCTTCAGGGTCAATGCCTTTAACCAGAACCGCGGTCCGGCAGCGGTGTTTCGTACCATTCCCAGTAAAATTTTGACTCTGGAAGATCTCGGCTGTCCTGATATTTTTCGCGATATTGCCGATAACCCGCGCGGTTTAGTGTTGGTGACCGGCCCTACCGGTTCGGGTAAATCCACCACCTTGGCGGCCATGGTAGATTATATCAACCAGAATAAACATGATCATATCCTGACCATAGAAGACCCGATAGAATTTGTGCATGACAATAAATCCTGTTTGATCAACCAGAGGGAAGTGCACCGGGATACTTTGAGCTTTAGCGCGGCGCTGCGCTCGGCTTTAAGGGAAGACCCGGATGTGATCCTGGTGGGGGAGATGCGGGATCTGGAAACCATACGTTTGGCAATGACCGCCGCAGAAACCGGTCACCTGGTATTCGGCACCCTGCATACCACCTCGGCGCCAAAAACCATTGACCGTATTATCGATGTCTTCCCGGGAGAAGAGAAAGACATGGTGCGCTCTATGCTTTCAGAATCATTGCGGGCGGTTATTTCCCAGACCTTAGTGAAAAAAGTCGGCGGCGGCCGGGTGGCGGCCCATGAAATTATGATCGGCGTACCGGCGATCCGTAACCTCATTCGTGAAGATAAAATTGCCCAGATGTACTCGGCCATTCAAACCGGTATGTCCCACGGCATGCAGACCATGGATCAATGCCTGTTGAACCTGGTCAACCGCGGCCTGATTTCACGCCAGGATGCCAGGGATAAAGCGGCGGATAAAAACCAGTTTTCCGGTTATTAA
- a CDS encoding YqgE/AlgH family protein: protein MESLENQFLIAMPSLGDSYFSKTVTYICEHNDEGAMGLVINMPVNITLNELLTQIDDGLEENPKLEQQVLSGGPVSQQRGFVLHSPQSGWNSSLSLSDDVMITTSKDILMALGTDKAPEHFMVTLGYSGWGPGQLEEEIQQNSWLVIDADNDILFNTPIEERWKKATEKIGINIANLSSDVGHA from the coding sequence ATGGAAAGCTTAGAGAACCAATTTCTTATTGCGATGCCTTCATTGGGAGACTCGTACTTTAGTAAAACCGTCACTTATATCTGCGAGCATAATGACGAAGGCGCTATGGGACTGGTGATTAATATGCCTGTAAATATCACCTTAAACGAATTGCTGACCCAGATAGATGACGGTCTGGAAGAGAACCCGAAATTAGAGCAGCAGGTGCTTTCCGGCGGCCCGGTGTCGCAACAAAGGGGCTTTGTTTTGCATAGCCCGCAAAGCGGCTGGAACAGCTCTTTGTCGTTAAGTGACGATGTGATGATCACCACCTCAAAAGATATCCTGATGGCCCTGGGCACAGACAAGGCGCCGGAGCACTTTATGGTGACTTTAGGTTATTCAGGTTGGGGACCGGGGCAGCTGGAAGAAGAAATACAGCAAAACTCCTGGCTGGTGATCGATGCCGACAACGATATTCTTTTCAATACCCCGATAGAAGAGCGCTGGAAAAAAGCCACCGAAAAAATCGGCATCAATATCGCGAACCTGTCTTCCGATGTCGGCCATGCTTAA
- the gshB gene encoding glutathione synthase produces MTIKLGIVMDPISQVNVKKDSSMAMMLEAQTRGYEIYYMEMQDLYLNQGESRAQTHRVRVFNDPEHWYELSDPKDIAISELDAVLMRKDPPFDTEYIYATYMLERAELEGTLIVNKPQSLRDCNEKLFTAWFSELTAKTMVTRDCERIRKFHQQHKDVIIKPLDGMGGSSIFHIKPNDANIGVILETLTAHGSQYAMVQEYMPEIKDGDKRILIVDGEPMPYCLARIPAQGETRGNLAAGGRGEARPLTASDRYIAETIAPELKKRGLIFVGLDVIGDKVTEINVTSPTCIREIEAAYPINISGKLMDAIESRLGR; encoded by the coding sequence ATGACAATCAAACTTGGTATCGTGATGGATCCCATCTCGCAGGTGAACGTAAAAAAAGATTCCTCGATGGCGATGATGCTCGAAGCACAAACCCGGGGTTATGAAATCTACTACATGGAGATGCAGGATTTATATCTGAACCAGGGAGAGTCACGGGCACAGACCCATCGCGTGCGTGTCTTTAATGATCCCGAACACTGGTATGAGCTCAGCGACCCTAAAGATATTGCCATCAGCGAACTCGATGCGGTATTGATGCGCAAAGATCCGCCTTTTGATACCGAATATATTTACGCCACTTATATGCTGGAGCGGGCTGAGCTTGAAGGTACCCTGATAGTCAACAAGCCGCAAAGCCTGCGCGACTGCAATGAAAAACTGTTCACCGCCTGGTTTTCCGAGCTTACCGCCAAAACCATGGTCACCCGGGATTGCGAGCGTATCCGCAAGTTTCACCAGCAGCATAAAGACGTCATTATCAAGCCTCTGGACGGCATGGGCGGCTCTTCCATTTTCCATATCAAACCAAACGATGCCAATATCGGCGTCATTTTAGAAACGCTTACCGCACATGGCAGCCAATATGCTATGGTTCAAGAGTACATGCCGGAAATTAAAGACGGCGATAAACGTATTTTGATTGTTGACGGCGAGCCTATGCCCTACTGCCTGGCACGGATCCCGGCCCAGGGTGAAACCCGCGGTAACTTAGCCGCCGGCGGACGCGGCGAAGCAAGACCGTTAACCGCCAGCGATCGCTATATTGCCGAAACCATAGCGCCGGAGCTAAAAAAACGCGGGTTAATTTTTGTCGGTTTGGATGTGATCGGCGACAAGGTGACGGAAATTAATGTCACCAGTCCAACCTGTATCAGGGAGATTGAAGCGGCGTATCCGATCAATATCAGCGGCAAGTTGATGGACGCGATAGAGTCACGCCTGGGTCGATAA
- the ruvX gene encoding Holliday junction resolvase RuvX — MSRSSKNIGERTVLGFDFGKKYIGVAVGQEITGSASPLGSVKANDGIPHWDNLEKYLKEWQPDYLVVGLPLNMDGSEQQLTLDAKKFGNRLAGRFGKKVEFQDERLTTADAKERLFAQGGYRNLKKDNIDAQSAKLIIESYFEHLYD; from the coding sequence ATGAGCCGCAGCAGTAAAAATATCGGCGAACGCACGGTGTTAGGTTTTGATTTTGGTAAAAAGTATATCGGTGTCGCCGTTGGTCAGGAAATTACCGGCAGTGCCTCCCCGCTGGGATCGGTCAAAGCCAACGACGGTATTCCCCACTGGGACAACCTGGAAAAGTACCTCAAAGAATGGCAACCGGATTACCTGGTGGTGGGCTTGCCTTTAAATATGGACGGCAGCGAACAGCAGCTGACCCTGGATGCGAAAAAGTTCGGCAATCGCCTCGCCGGACGCTTTGGTAAAAAGGTAGAATTTCAGGACGAAAGGCTGACCACTGCCGATGCCAAAGAAAGGTTATTTGCCCAGGGGGGCTATCGTAATCTGAAAAAAGACAATATTGATGCCCAGTCTGCCAAGCTGATCATCGAAAGCTATTTTGAACACCTCTACGATTAA
- the rsmE gene encoding 16S rRNA (uracil(1498)-N(3))-methyltransferase: protein MRNPRIYQDQPLKVGEKVQLNADAFGHTIRVLRLNEGDMVTLFNGQREDDGNYCQYQGELSNVSKKQAEVLLTDRQVVENESPLNIHLGQGISRGDRMDFTLQKSVELGVNTITPLFTERCGVKLSGERLAKKRDQWQKIVISACEQSGRCAVPKVADPISLSDWFSQETSALKLNLHPRAKHSVMTLPQENQRVRLLIGPEGGLSDEEISQANNAGFIDILLGPRILRTETAALTAISALQCRFGDLA, encoded by the coding sequence ATGCGAAATCCGCGAATTTATCAAGACCAGCCGTTAAAAGTTGGCGAAAAAGTGCAATTAAATGCCGATGCATTCGGTCATACCATCAGGGTACTCAGATTAAATGAGGGTGATATGGTCACCTTATTTAATGGTCAAAGAGAAGACGACGGTAACTACTGCCAGTACCAGGGAGAGCTGAGCAACGTCAGTAAGAAGCAAGCCGAGGTATTGCTGACCGATCGCCAGGTGGTCGAAAACGAATCGCCGTTAAATATCCATTTAGGCCAGGGGATCTCCCGGGGCGATCGCATGGATTTCACCCTGCAAAAATCGGTGGAACTCGGGGTTAATACCATCACCCCGTTATTTACCGAACGTTGCGGGGTAAAACTCAGCGGTGAACGCCTGGCGAAAAAACGCGATCAGTGGCAAAAAATCGTCATCAGTGCCTGCGAACAAAGCGGCCGTTGCGCCGTACCTAAGGTGGCCGACCCTATCAGTTTGTCCGACTGGTTTAGCCAGGAAACCTCAGCGTTAAAACTGAATTTACATCCCAGAGCAAAGCACTCCGTCATGACCTTACCGCAAGAAAATCAAAGGGTGAGGTTATTGATCGGCCCGGAAGGCGGATTAAGTGACGAGGAAATAAGCCAGGCCAATAATGCCGGTTTTATTGATATTTTACTCGGCCCCAGGATATTGCGCACAGAGACGGCAGCCTTAACGGCTATTTCGGCATTACAGTGCCGATTTGGTGATTTAGCTTAA
- a CDS encoding PilT/PilU family type 4a pilus ATPase — MTFHDLLRKMIQEDASDMFVSAKLAVSAKINGELQPIHDEILSPEEALGLVHDAMTEKQKQEFDESKECNFAISVDGIGRFRVSAFWQRDMAGMVIRRIVTDIPDVDDLGLPSVLKDVVMSKRGLVLFVGGTGTGKSTSMASLIGFRNRNSRGHILTIEDPVEFVHDHGKCMVTQREVGLDTESFDAALKSSLRQAPDVILIGEIRSQEVMEYALSFAETGHLCIATLHANNANQAIDRIMHLVPAEQHGKLLFDLALNLRGIIAQQLIPTSDGNGRVAAIEILLNSPFVAELIKKGDVGSIKEVMEKSNELGMQTFDQALFNLYQQGQINYADALHHADSPNDLRLMIKLRSNDQTGLGGLSGVTIDGLEPDSDN; from the coding sequence ATGACATTTCATGATTTACTGAGAAAAATGATCCAGGAAGACGCCTCGGATATGTTTGTTTCCGCCAAACTTGCCGTGAGTGCGAAAATTAACGGCGAGCTCCAGCCGATACATGATGAGATTCTAAGCCCGGAAGAAGCCCTGGGTTTAGTACATGATGCCATGACAGAAAAGCAGAAGCAGGAGTTTGACGAAAGCAAGGAATGTAACTTTGCCATTTCCGTTGACGGTATCGGCCGCTTCAGGGTTTCAGCCTTCTGGCAACGGGACATGGCAGGCATGGTGATCCGCCGTATCGTCACCGACATCCCGGACGTTGACGACCTGGGTTTGCCATCGGTGCTTAAAGACGTGGTAATGTCAAAACGTGGTTTAGTGCTCTTTGTCGGTGGTACCGGCACGGGTAAATCAACCTCTATGGCCTCCCTGATAGGTTTTCGCAACCGTAACTCCCGCGGCCATATCCTGACTATAGAAGATCCGGTGGAGTTTGTGCATGACCACGGCAAGTGTATGGTGACCCAGCGCGAAGTGGGACTGGATACCGAATCCTTTGATGCCGCCCTGAAAAGCTCGCTGCGCCAGGCGCCGGATGTGATCTTAATCGGTGAGATCCGCAGCCAGGAAGTCATGGAATATGCGCTCAGTTTCGCCGAAACCGGGCATTTGTGTATTGCTACCTTACACGCCAACAATGCCAACCAGGCCATCGACCGTATCATGCACCTGGTGCCGGCGGAGCAGCATGGCAAGCTGCTGTTTGATTTGGCGTTAAACCTGCGCGGTATTATTGCCCAGCAGCTTATTCCTACCTCGGACGGCAATGGCCGGGTGGCGGCGATTGAGATCTTGCTTAACTCGCCTTTTGTTGCCGAACTTATTAAAAAAGGCGATGTGGGCAGCATTAAAGAGGTGATGGAAAAGTCCAACGAACTGGGGATGCAAACCTTTGATCAGGCGCTGTTTAACCTGTATCAGCAAGGGCAAATCAATTATGCCGATGCCTTGCATCATGCCGACTCACCCAATGATCTGCGCTTGATGATCAAACTGCGCAGCAATGACCAAACCGGCTTGGGTGGCCTGAGCGGTGTCACCATAGACGGCCTGGAGCCAGATAGCGATAATTAA
- the murI gene encoding glutamate racemase, translating to MTSNTLKQQLTALANNQAGENPSPATIGIFDSGVGGLSIAKCIRQHLPQEQLVYVADSAYAPYGDKGVELITERVNLIAGQLIKLNAKALVIACNTATVNAIDQLRAQIALPVIGVEPAIKPAARHSKSKKVALLVTSATATNQRFLSLVEKYSVGVEVFIQPCPGLVELIEQGKLNSPECTGLLQQYLHPLMTQGIDTLVLGCTHYPFLLEKIQLITGPGIKVIETATPVTRELKRQLDRHQLCAPERQSGNIRFFTSSFTQEANLASEQVINREQYQLFSQLWQASVSLEELAV from the coding sequence ATGACATCAAACACACTTAAACAACAGCTGACAGCTTTAGCCAATAACCAGGCAGGTGAAAACCCGTCACCGGCCACAATCGGCATTTTTGATTCCGGTGTCGGCGGCTTGTCCATTGCGAAATGTATCCGGCAACATTTACCTCAGGAACAACTGGTTTATGTTGCCGACAGCGCCTATGCCCCCTATGGCGACAAAGGGGTTGAACTTATCACCGAAAGAGTCAATTTAATTGCCGGGCAGTTAATCAAGTTAAATGCCAAAGCCCTGGTAATTGCCTGTAATACCGCGACCGTCAATGCCATAGACCAGCTCAGGGCACAAATCGCCTTGCCGGTGATCGGGGTTGAACCGGCGATTAAACCCGCCGCCAGGCACAGTAAAAGTAAAAAAGTGGCCCTGCTGGTGACCAGCGCCACGGCAACAAACCAGCGCTTTTTATCCCTGGTAGAAAAATACAGTGTCGGGGTAGAAGTCTTTATTCAGCCCTGTCCCGGACTGGTGGAGTTAATTGAACAAGGGAAGTTAAACAGCCCTGAATGCACCGGCTTATTACAGCAGTATTTACACCCCCTGATGACACAAGGCATAGATACCTTAGTGCTCGGCTGTACCCACTACCCTTTTTTACTGGAAAAAATTCAATTGATCACAGGTCCGGGTATTAAGGTCATTGAAACCGCCACCCCCGTTACCCGGGAGTTAAAGCGCCAGCTGGACAGGCATCAGCTTTGCGCCCCCGAGCGCCAAAGCGGCAACATCCGCTTTTTTACTTCATCCTTCACTCAAGAGGCAAATCTGGCATCGGAGCAGGTAATTAACCGGGAGCAATACCAGCTATTTTCACAATTATGGCAAGCATCCGTATCACTGGAAGAGCTGGCCGTCTAA
- a CDS encoding MDR family MFS transporter, whose product MHSDVSLSRIKQFPPLIWILLFGAFITRGSYYMVWPFLAVILYQKFAISATEVGLILSAAALVSVFIGFVGGALSDHFGRHQLMFASGLLYVVSFSLLASAETLPGYVLIITLCSIAKAIWEPPTSALIGDLLEDAKTRELAMQARYFVVNVGAALGPMLGVWFGFTGQQSSFYITAGCFALLLVILKWGFALQGKEPAVRQKGEKNSLEQVNSLEQVNSPEQESGPEQKPGQIRQTLSILKQDRVLQCLILANILCMFIYSQMDTSLVQYLTRAEVPDLLQLISAMIVTNSLVIICFQFVLLKMMSALAIVKRIQIGLGILICSQIWLALNPLTFFWGWIGAVVVMSLAEAILFPTMNVHIDRLAPAHLRGAYFGAASFYSMGFAIAPFGGGLILDHFGGPALFFSGALLCLVVIYLYSLLDKLPRPEFDGEVKKTEQAVLG is encoded by the coding sequence ATGCACAGTGATGTTTCGCTCTCCCGGATCAAACAATTTCCGCCTTTGATTTGGATTTTATTGTTTGGTGCTTTTATTACCCGCGGCAGCTATTACATGGTATGGCCATTCCTGGCGGTTATTCTATATCAAAAGTTTGCTATTTCCGCGACCGAAGTGGGGTTGATTTTATCGGCTGCCGCCCTGGTTTCGGTGTTTATCGGTTTTGTCGGCGGCGCCTTGTCTGATCACTTTGGCCGTCACCAGTTGATGTTTGCCAGCGGCTTGTTATACGTAGTCTCTTTTTCTTTGCTGGCCAGCGCAGAAACTTTGCCCGGATATGTGTTAATTATTACCTTGTGTTCAATTGCCAAAGCTATCTGGGAGCCACCGACTTCGGCGTTGATCGGCGATTTGCTTGAAGATGCTAAAACCCGGGAATTGGCGATGCAGGCGCGCTACTTTGTGGTCAATGTCGGTGCAGCATTGGGACCTATGTTGGGTGTCTGGTTTGGCTTTACCGGTCAGCAATCGAGTTTCTATATTACCGCCGGTTGTTTTGCTTTATTGCTGGTGATCCTCAAATGGGGTTTTGCTTTACAGGGTAAAGAGCCTGCCGTCCGACAAAAGGGGGAAAAAAACAGCCTTGAGCAGGTGAACAGCCTTGAGCAGGTGAACAGCCCTGAGCAAGAAAGCGGCCCCGAACAAAAGCCTGGTCAGATAAGGCAAACCTTAAGTATCCTCAAGCAGGACAGGGTACTGCAATGTCTGATCCTGGCGAATATCCTTTGTATGTTCATCTATTCGCAAATGGATACTTCCCTGGTCCAGTATCTGACCCGGGCGGAGGTGCCGGATTTGCTGCAGTTAATTTCGGCGATGATAGTCACTAACTCGCTGGTGATTATTTGTTTCCAGTTTGTGTTGCTGAAAATGATGTCGGCGCTGGCGATCGTTAAACGTATTCAAATCGGTTTAGGGATCCTTATCTGCTCCCAAATTTGGCTGGCACTTAATCCGCTCACCTTCTTTTGGGGTTGGATCGGTGCCGTGGTGGTGATGTCGCTGGCGGAAGCGATATTATTCCCGACCATGAATGTGCATATCGACCGTCTGGCACCGGCTCATCTGCGCGGGGCCTACTTCGGTGCGGCATCCTTTTATTCCATGGGTTTTGCCATTGCCCCGTTTGGCGGCGGCTTGATTTTAGACCACTTCGGCGGACCGGCCTTGTTCTTTAGCGGTGCTTTGCTGTGTTTAGTGGTGATTTATTTGTACAGCCTGCTCGATAAACTGCCCAGGCCGGAGTTTGACGGGGAAGTTAAAAAGACTGAGCAAGCCGTGTTAGGGTAA
- a CDS encoding AEC family transporter translates to MNIISVISPLILVALLGFILCKSNKLNKSQVDALSKFTFFYSIPAFLFYQMANADFSGMVDPKFFAGFYLPLLCCYLLAGLANYLFHKKYQKHYPASAVFALGASYSNTVIVGLPVLLMVIGEQVVALVFLIITFHSTLLFGLTSAIAARGAPQEQTSSSKALAKRRSFDWQGFFKQTFNNPLIISILSGLVFNLLAIPLPGIIGDALVLLGKPAITLALFILGASLAYYQVRNEINFIMLASIFKLMLLPALVYGAAHYLFQLEPMIITVLVILSASPIGVNAYLIAKMQEVHQETLAGAVVVSTVMSVFTVPAWLWFLG, encoded by the coding sequence ATGAATATTATTTCCGTTATCTCCCCTCTTATCCTGGTGGCCCTGCTGGGCTTTATCTTATGCAAAAGCAATAAGTTAAACAAAAGCCAGGTAGATGCCTTAAGTAAATTTACCTTCTTTTATTCCATTCCGGCTTTTTTATTTTATCAAATGGCCAATGCCGATTTTTCTGGCATGGTAGATCCGAAATTCTTTGCCGGGTTTTACCTGCCGCTGCTTTGCTGTTACCTGCTGGCGGGACTGGCTAATTATTTATTCCACAAAAAATACCAGAAGCATTATCCCGCCTCGGCGGTGTTTGCCCTCGGGGCCAGTTATTCCAATACCGTGATTGTCGGCTTACCTGTGTTGCTGATGGTGATAGGCGAGCAAGTGGTGGCGCTGGTGTTTTTAATTATCACTTTCCACAGCACCTTATTGTTTGGCCTCACCAGCGCCATTGCCGCCCGTGGCGCGCCACAGGAACAAACATCTTCTAGTAAGGCTTTAGCTAAAAGACGTAGCTTTGACTGGCAGGGATTTTTTAAACAGACCTTTAATAATCCGCTGATCATCAGCATCTTATCCGGACTGGTATTTAACCTGCTGGCAATTCCCTTACCCGGAATTATCGGCGATGCCCTGGTGCTCTTGGGCAAACCCGCGATAACCCTGGCACTGTTTATTCTCGGCGCTTCCCTGGCCTATTACCAGGTGCGCAATGAAATTAACTTTATCATGCTGGCAAGTATTTTTAAGCTGATGCTTTTGCCGGCCCTGGTTTACGGCGCGGCTCATTACCTGTTCCAGCTGGAGCCGATGATCATTACGGTATTGGTGATTTTAAGCGCCAGCCCGATAGGGGTAAATGCCTATTTGATTGCCAAGATGCAGGAGGTGCACCAGGAAACCCTGGCCGGTGCCGTAGTGGTCAGCACCGTGATGTCGGTGTTTACCGTTCCCGCCTGGTTATGGTTTTTAGGATAA